In Aphelocoma coerulescens isolate FSJ_1873_10779 chromosome 3, UR_Acoe_1.0, whole genome shotgun sequence, a single window of DNA contains:
- the SIX2 gene encoding homeobox protein SIX2 isoform X1 has protein sequence MSMLPTFGFTQEQVACVCEVLQQGGNIERLGRFLWSLPACEHLHKNESVLKAKAVVAFHRGNFRELYKILESHQFSAHNHPKLQQLWLKAHYIEAEKLRGRPLGAVGKYRVRRKFPLPRSIWDGEETSYCFKEKSRSVLREWYAHNPYPSPREKRELAEATGLTTTQVSNWFKNRRQRDRAAEAKERYGSPRENNENSNSNSHNPLSASMNGNKTVLGSSEDEKTPSGTPDHTSSSPALLLSSNPGLQPLHGLGHPQGPSAIPVPSADPMHHHSLQDSILNPMSSNLVDLGS, from the exons ATGTCGATGCTCCCGACTTTTGGCTTCACCCAAGAGCAAGTGGCCTGCGTCTGCGAGGTGCTCCAGCAAGGCGGCAACATCGAGCGGCTGGGGCGGTTCCTCtggtccctccctgcctgcGAGCACCTCCACAAGAACGAGAGTGTCCTGAAGGCCAAGGCGGTGGTGGCCTTCCACCGGGGCAACTTCCGCGAGCTCTACAAGATCCTGGAGAGCCACCAGTTCTCGGCGCACAACCACCccaagctgcagcagctctggctgaaggCGCACTACATCGAGGCGGAGAAGCTGCGGGGGCGACCCCTAGGGGCGGTGGGCAAGTACCGGGTGCGCCGCAAGTTCCCGCTGCCCCGCTCCATCTGGGACGGCGAGGAGACCAGCTACTGCTTCAAGGAGAAGAGCCGCAGCGTCCTCCGAGAGTGGTACGCCCACAACCCCTACCCGTCCCCCCGCGAGAAGCGGGAGCTGGCCGAGGCCACCGGCCTCACCACCACCCAGGTCAGCAACTGGTTCAAGAACCGCCGGCAGCGGGACCGCGCCGCCGAGGCCAAGGAAAGGTACGGCTCCCCACG GGAAAACAACGAGAATTCCAACTCCAACAGCCACAACCCGCTCTCGGCGTCAATGAACGGGAATAAGACAGTTTTGGGGAGCTCAGAGGACGAGAAGACGCCGTCAGGGACCCCGGATCACACCTCCTCCAGCCCCGCGCTGCTGCTCAGCTCCAACCCcgggctgcagcccctgcacGGCCTGGGCCACCCCCAGGGCCCCAGCgccatccctgtgcccagcgCCGACCCCATGCACCACCACAGCTTGCAGGACTCCATTCTCAACCCCATGTCATCTAACTTGGTCGATCTGGGCTCTTAA
- the SIX2 gene encoding homeobox protein SIX2 isoform X2: MSMLPTFGFTQEQVACVCEVLQQGGNIERLGRFLWSLPACEHLHKNESVLKAKAVVAFHRGNFRELYKILESHQFSAHNHPKLQQLWLKAHYIEAEKLRGRPLGAVGKYRVRRKFPLPRSIWDGEETSYCFKEKSRSVLREWYAHNPYPSPREKRELAEATGLTTTQVSNWFKNRRQRDRAAEAKERENNENSNSNSHNPLSASMNGNKTVLGSSEDEKTPSGTPDHTSSSPALLLSSNPGLQPLHGLGHPQGPSAIPVPSADPMHHHSLQDSILNPMSSNLVDLGS, from the exons ATGTCGATGCTCCCGACTTTTGGCTTCACCCAAGAGCAAGTGGCCTGCGTCTGCGAGGTGCTCCAGCAAGGCGGCAACATCGAGCGGCTGGGGCGGTTCCTCtggtccctccctgcctgcGAGCACCTCCACAAGAACGAGAGTGTCCTGAAGGCCAAGGCGGTGGTGGCCTTCCACCGGGGCAACTTCCGCGAGCTCTACAAGATCCTGGAGAGCCACCAGTTCTCGGCGCACAACCACCccaagctgcagcagctctggctgaaggCGCACTACATCGAGGCGGAGAAGCTGCGGGGGCGACCCCTAGGGGCGGTGGGCAAGTACCGGGTGCGCCGCAAGTTCCCGCTGCCCCGCTCCATCTGGGACGGCGAGGAGACCAGCTACTGCTTCAAGGAGAAGAGCCGCAGCGTCCTCCGAGAGTGGTACGCCCACAACCCCTACCCGTCCCCCCGCGAGAAGCGGGAGCTGGCCGAGGCCACCGGCCTCACCACCACCCAGGTCAGCAACTGGTTCAAGAACCGCCGGCAGCGGGACCGCGCCGCCGAGGCCAAGGAAAG GGAAAACAACGAGAATTCCAACTCCAACAGCCACAACCCGCTCTCGGCGTCAATGAACGGGAATAAGACAGTTTTGGGGAGCTCAGAGGACGAGAAGACGCCGTCAGGGACCCCGGATCACACCTCCTCCAGCCCCGCGCTGCTGCTCAGCTCCAACCCcgggctgcagcccctgcacGGCCTGGGCCACCCCCAGGGCCCCAGCgccatccctgtgcccagcgCCGACCCCATGCACCACCACAGCTTGCAGGACTCCATTCTCAACCCCATGTCATCTAACTTGGTCGATCTGGGCTCTTAA